In the genome of Chengkuizengella sediminis, one region contains:
- a CDS encoding CHC2 zinc finger domain-containing protein: protein MSNFLPDIKEIAEENGLLLRKARNQYKALCLFHSEKSPSLYIHPEKNIFKCFGCGEGGGVIKFKAKLENKSEQEIFEELKSQNKKSYKASRYLHPAERLTSFQFKAMSEVIPDLCNMKGKPNWDFIRKFGNEEYLYFRSKVWRHWLEFLDYEKKDAEMTLRFGIRGNSVNEAIKEIKKREKLLGVTIFNQSMIKKTELMVEAIG, encoded by the coding sequence ATGAGTAATTTTTTACCGGATATAAAAGAGATTGCTGAAGAGAATGGACTTTTATTAAGAAAGGCTAGAAACCAATATAAAGCCTTATGTCTGTTCCATAGTGAGAAATCACCCTCACTTTATATTCATCCTGAAAAAAACATTTTTAAATGTTTCGGATGTGGTGAAGGCGGTGGTGTAATCAAGTTTAAAGCTAAGCTTGAAAATAAAAGTGAACAAGAAATTTTTGAAGAGCTTAAAAGTCAAAATAAAAAATCATATAAAGCTAGTAGATATCTTCATCCAGCTGAGAGATTAACTTCTTTTCAATTTAAAGCAATGTCTGAGGTTATTCCAGACCTTTGTAATATGAAAGGGAAACCGAATTGGGATTTTATTCGGAAATTTGGGAATGAAGAATACCTTTATTTTAGAAGTAAAGTGTGGAGACATTGGCTTGAGTTTCTTGATTATGAAAAAAAAGATGCTGAAATGACCCTTCGATTTGGTATAAGGGGAAATTCAGTGAATGAAGCTATTAAAGAAATCAAAAAAAGAGAAAAGCTACTTGGAGTGACTATCTTTAATCAGAGCATGATTAAAAAAACAGAGCTTATGGTAGAAGCAATAGGCTAA